Proteins from a single region of Pseudopedobacter saltans DSM 12145:
- the nuoK gene encoding NADH-quinone oxidoreductase subunit NuoK, with protein MITLYHFLVVGAVLFSFGIYAVITRKNAIQVLIGIELMLNSSILNLVAFGKYDRIDNTGQLFALFIIVLAAASVAVGLVIILNFYNRVKSIDPNDANTLRG; from the coding sequence ATGATTACGTTATATCACTTTCTTGTTGTAGGAGCTGTTTTGTTTTCTTTCGGGATATATGCAGTTATAACCAGAAAGAATGCCATACAGGTTTTAATAGGGATAGAACTGATGCTGAATTCATCTATACTTAATCTGGTAGCGTTTGGAAAATATGACAGAATAGACAATACCGGGCAATTATTTGCATTATTTATAATTGTACTGGCAGCGGCATCTGTAGCGGTAGGTTTGGTTATTATATTAAATTTTTATAACAGGGTAAAAAGTATCGATCCTAACGATGCGAATACTCTAAGAGGATAA
- a CDS encoding NADH-quinone oxidoreductase subunit J family protein yields the protein MEQILFYLLAGIAILSACYVVTSQNLVRSVFMFFVTLFASAGLYIFALADFVALTQIVIYVGGVLVMLLFVFMLSSKKSLQGLDGLTKQKLSENRLPGAILSLSVFAILIYTIFQIDFNSLSWIQSAIATDNVKLPSDENISNIGINLMTGFLLPFELICVLLMMVLIGAAHLARKESNL from the coding sequence ATGGAGCAAATTTTATTTTATCTATTAGCGGGTATCGCCATTTTGAGTGCTTGTTACGTGGTAACCAGTCAAAATTTGGTGCGTTCCGTTTTTATGTTCTTCGTCACGTTATTTGCATCTGCAGGTTTGTACATTTTTGCTTTGGCTGATTTTGTGGCACTTACACAAATCGTAATTTATGTTGGTGGAGTATTGGTGATGTTGCTATTTGTATTTATGCTGTCTTCAAAAAAATCCTTACAGGGGTTAGATGGTTTGACCAAGCAAAAACTATCCGAAAACAGATTGCCAGGAGCTATATTAAGTTTATCTGTTTTTGCTATCTTAATTTATACCATATTTCAGATAGACTTTAACTCACTAAGTTGGATACAGTCGGCAATTGCAACTGATAATGTGAAACTACCATCGGACGAGAATATCAGTAATATAGGGATTAACTTAATGACTGGTTTCCTTTTACCCTTCGAGTTGATTTGTGTTCTTTTAATGATGGTTCTGATTGGAGCCGCGCATTTAGCCAGAAAGGAGTCGAACTTATGA
- a CDS encoding 4Fe-4S binding protein, whose amino-acid sequence MIIKKAYDGLKTSWKGLTITFKHLIGAFKSKKIKGIEDPNYFEEQAGIVTLQYPHQKLPIPEVGRYQLHVEIDDCIVCDLCAKICPVDCIEIESIKATEAIGKTSDGSVKRLYAAKFDIDMAKCMYCGLCTTVCPTECITMTNQYDRSFPSITELNYKFSTMTEEEAELKRQELDKQLEERKAAKLAASKQKEE is encoded by the coding sequence ATGATAATTAAGAAAGCATATGACGGATTAAAGACTTCGTGGAAGGGCTTAACTATCACATTTAAACATCTGATAGGAGCTTTTAAGTCAAAGAAAATAAAAGGGATAGAAGATCCCAATTATTTTGAGGAGCAGGCGGGTATCGTGACACTTCAGTATCCACATCAGAAATTGCCAATTCCCGAAGTAGGGAGATACCAGCTGCATGTAGAAATAGATGATTGTATCGTTTGCGACCTATGTGCCAAAATATGCCCAGTTGATTGTATAGAAATAGAATCCATTAAAGCAACGGAGGCGATTGGTAAAACTTCGGACGGATCTGTAAAAAGACTATACGCTGCCAAGTTTGATATTGACATGGCTAAATGTATGTATTGCGGATTATGTACAACTGTATGCCCTACGGAATGTATAACTATGACTAATCAGTACGACAGAAGTTTTCCGAGCATAACGGAATTAAATTATAAATTTTCTACGATGACGGAAGAAGAAGCAGAGCTAAAACGTCAGGAGTTAGACAAACAATTGGAAGAAAGAAAGGCAGCAAAATTAGCTGCATCCAAACAGAAAGAAGAATAA
- a CDS encoding complex I subunit 1/NuoH family protein, with product MEFYITYILAAVAIFSFIAAFALYGGVYGERKVSAFIQDRLGPMETGKFGLLQTIADILKLIQKESIYPTAVDKILFVAAPIIIFVAVFLGFVAMPWAPNLVPMASNIGVFYVFAIVSIEALGILMAGWGSNNKYSLLGAVRSVAQIVSYEIPIGFAIISAVMISQSLDLQLIGANQGVLTEHTAKFLGVWDVSEIGGILAWNIFQAPHLIVAFVIYFIASLAECNRAPFDIPEAESELVAGFHTEYSSVGFAFIFLAEYAMMFLVSMLGATLFLGAWNTPLPNIGDIKLADYTTGMVWGIFWILLKTLLLVAAQMWVRWTLPRFRVDQLMGFCWKILTPLAFACLVISGLWRLLLF from the coding sequence TTGGAATTTTACATCACATATATACTTGCTGCGGTTGCTATATTTTCATTTATAGCCGCTTTTGCCTTATATGGCGGAGTTTATGGCGAGCGTAAAGTTTCTGCATTTATTCAGGATAGATTAGGTCCGATGGAAACCGGTAAGTTCGGCTTGCTACAAACAATAGCTGATATCTTAAAGCTCATTCAAAAGGAGTCTATTTATCCAACCGCAGTAGATAAAATACTCTTTGTTGCGGCACCAATCATCATTTTTGTTGCTGTTTTCCTGGGTTTCGTTGCCATGCCCTGGGCACCAAATCTGGTACCTATGGCAAGCAATATAGGTGTATTCTATGTGTTTGCAATAGTTTCAATAGAAGCACTTGGGATATTAATGGCGGGATGGGGTTCCAATAATAAATACAGCTTATTGGGTGCTGTAAGATCTGTCGCGCAAATAGTTTCTTACGAAATACCTATTGGTTTCGCTATTATTTCAGCGGTAATGATTTCTCAGAGCTTGGATTTGCAGCTAATAGGAGCAAATCAGGGGGTGTTGACCGAACATACAGCCAAGTTTTTAGGGGTTTGGGATGTTTCGGAAATAGGGGGGATTTTAGCATGGAATATTTTTCAGGCTCCGCATTTAATTGTGGCTTTTGTTATTTATTTCATCGCTTCGCTTGCAGAATGTAACAGGGCTCCTTTTGATATTCCCGAGGCTGAATCGGAATTGGTAGCAGGTTTCCATACGGAATATTCAAGTGTAGGTTTTGCCTTTATTTTTCTAGCAGAATATGCTATGATGTTTTTGGTTTCTATGCTGGGAGCGACCTTGTTTTTAGGAGCCTGGAATACACCGTTGCCTAATATTGGAGATATAAAATTAGCAGATTATACCACAGGGATGGTTTGGGGAATTTTTTGGATTTTACTTAAAACCCTTTTATTGGTTGCTGCTCAAATGTGGGTAAGATGGACATTACCGAGATTCAGAGTTGATCAGTTAATGGGATTTTGCTGGAAAATACTTACTCCTCTGGCATTTGCATGTTTGGTGATATCTGGATTGTGGAGGCTTTTACTGTTTTAA
- the murI gene encoding glutamate racemase has protein sequence MIAEQPIGIFDSGIGGLTVANAIRKVLPKEKIIYFGDTGHMPYGDKSPDAIRYYSLKIGKFLEEKGCKVIVIACNTASSLAYDDLVQFMGDRIPILNVIDPVVHYVTDDMQYQKIGVIGTKATISSDVYARKLKERNLGLQVNSLATPLLAPMIEEGFFENNISHTVIESYLSSPQLQNIDALILACTHYPLIKREIESFFNNQVDILNTASIVADDVKLQLEKLQLLNNQSLDYKDEFYVSFKTPSFECSTKIFFGDQIELIQKNIWVK, from the coding sequence ATGATTGCAGAGCAGCCAATAGGCATTTTTGATTCGGGAATTGGAGGATTAACAGTAGCAAATGCTATTAGAAAAGTACTACCTAAGGAGAAGATTATTTATTTTGGAGATACGGGTCATATGCCATATGGAGATAAGTCTCCGGACGCTATCAGGTACTACAGCTTGAAAATTGGAAAGTTTCTGGAAGAAAAAGGTTGCAAAGTTATAGTTATAGCATGTAACACGGCTTCGTCTTTAGCTTATGATGATTTGGTGCAGTTTATGGGTGATAGAATACCAATTTTAAATGTAATTGATCCTGTTGTACACTACGTAACAGACGATATGCAATATCAGAAGATAGGTGTAATTGGCACCAAAGCAACTATCAGTTCAGATGTTTACGCTAGAAAGTTAAAAGAGAGAAACCTCGGGCTTCAGGTCAATTCTTTGGCTACGCCATTACTGGCTCCCATGATAGAAGAAGGCTTTTTTGAAAATAACATCAGTCATACGGTAATTGAGTCTTATCTGTCTTCCCCTCAATTACAGAATATAGATGCTTTGATTCTGGCGTGTACACATTATCCTTTGATAAAAAGAGAGATAGAAAGTTTTTTTAATAATCAGGTTGATATTCTAAATACAGCATCTATTGTAGCAGATGATGTTAAATTGCAATTGGAAAAATTACAATTGCTTAATAATCAGTCATTAGACTATAAAGATGAGTTTTACGTGTCGTTTAAAACGCCATCGTTTGAATGTAGTACGAAGATCTTTTTCGGTGACCAAATAGAATTAATTCAAAAAAACATTTGGGTTAAGTAG
- a CDS encoding 7TM diverse intracellular signaling domain-containing protein — protein MPFSFIRWLICIFLLGGKLYAHSADKTLSAIMSDLKFSTIYGKEGLLTAEDKQGNIWIKGNIPSSLLPGPVIFQISNMQIVDYDMYLQQDGQLIQQQRNIDIKGHSIQTRYPVFYFTARDSVYYLNIKKQPIQRIEITVDEPGRFVKQANINFMVNSLYYGLAIMSIIFNVVLYLIFRDKRFWLYSLLQLSLFLIFFYQDGMFYFFTKGKWVSPHFLLWNIAICAVLSGIFAYYFLDLKKKVPRFKQIAIPIIVAIFCTVLVYTWTDIQLFRNLASVLFYLLPVVCIYNGIKMFREDVYARFLILSFGFIALVSVFYTLNNYIDSPFLSFFGMDMIRFASTLEIISISFAIIYKVRVLQDENERYREELNRYLRELEELKNVEHTFQKNAIKEQPTGNTEIMQELKLQYSLTERETEVLMCIFNRLTNQEISEKLFISLSTTKYHIGNLYLKLDVKNRKEIQQVFYSQA, from the coding sequence ATGCCATTTTCCTTTATACGTTGGCTTATCTGCATTTTTTTGTTGGGAGGAAAACTTTATGCACACTCTGCAGATAAAACACTTTCTGCTATCATGTCTGATTTAAAATTCAGCACTATTTATGGTAAAGAAGGGTTATTGACAGCGGAAGATAAACAAGGTAACATCTGGATAAAAGGGAATATTCCGTCGTCTTTATTGCCCGGTCCAGTGATATTTCAAATCTCAAATATGCAGATAGTTGACTATGATATGTATTTGCAACAAGACGGACAGCTTATACAGCAGCAAAGAAATATAGATATTAAAGGACATTCAATTCAGACACGTTATCCGGTTTTTTATTTTACAGCCAGAGACAGCGTATATTATCTTAACATAAAAAAGCAGCCTATTCAGCGTATAGAGATTACAGTAGATGAACCGGGGAGATTTGTGAAGCAGGCGAATATTAATTTTATGGTTAATAGCCTGTACTACGGCTTAGCTATTATGTCCATTATCTTTAACGTAGTGCTTTACCTTATTTTTCGGGATAAACGTTTCTGGCTTTATTCTTTGCTGCAATTGTCTTTATTTCTGATCTTTTTCTACCAGGATGGCATGTTTTACTTTTTCACGAAAGGCAAGTGGGTCAGTCCTCATTTTTTACTCTGGAATATTGCCATCTGTGCTGTGCTTTCCGGAATATTTGCTTATTATTTTCTGGATCTGAAAAAGAAGGTACCTCGTTTTAAACAAATAGCTATACCTATTATTGTTGCTATTTTTTGCACAGTATTGGTGTACACGTGGACAGATATACAGCTATTTCGTAACCTGGCCAGTGTGCTCTTTTATTTGCTGCCTGTTGTTTGTATATATAATGGTATAAAGATGTTCAGGGAAGATGTTTATGCCCGGTTTTTAATATTAAGTTTTGGCTTTATTGCTCTTGTATCAGTTTTTTATACCTTAAACAATTATATCGATTCTCCCTTTCTGTCATTCTTCGGGATGGACATGATTCGCTTTGCAAGTACACTCGAAATAATAAGTATCAGCTTTGCTATTATTTATAAGGTGAGGGTATTGCAGGACGAAAATGAAAGATACAGAGAGGAACTGAACAGATATCTTCGCGAGCTGGAAGAGCTTAAGAATGTCGAACATACCTTTCAAAAAAATGCTATTAAAGAGCAACCAACTGGCAATACAGAAATTATGCAGGAACTGAAACTGCAGTACAGTCTCACAGAAAGGGAAACAGAAGTGCTGATGTGTATCTTTAATAGACTGACCAATCAGGAAATCTCAGAAAAATTATTCATTTCGTTAAGTACCACAAAATATCACATTGGTAATCTTTATTTAAAGCTGGATGTTAAAAATCGCAAAGAGATACAACAGGTATTTTACAGTCAGGCTTAG
- a CDS encoding T9SS type A sorting domain-containing protein yields METSRPEKKLQLSRYFITILCALFMICNQATAQSINIATAADLAKIGNDANYPLNGDYVQTADINLSGYANWIPIGAFTGTYDGQYHYIDNLTIQGADKSSQGLFSEIGATGKVSSLHMRGVNINLAGWSSRIGAIAGYSYGKIMRVAVHNGTIRAYQQVGGIVGDLLSPGELSECYANVTVEDNGYVYSPPIPETPDNKGSYFGGLAGENRSIVTNCHAEGTVTGTSDVGGLIGYNTANSTISHNYSSGAVNGDEWLGGLIGFNGGSIEGSYWNITTSGQSTSHGTGAVGKTDAQMKQQATFAGWDFSNIWTINQGVSQPTLRWLDLAPLPVSLINFTAQAQGNRTKLIWQTAQETNNKEFIIYRSTDSKQFTEITRIAGAGNSSSIKNYYYDDENPLNGNNYYKLVQIDLDNKETELGIRIVSFELTDLSLQLYPNPTDDVVNISFRNSKYNLLTVTDLSGKVLQQVQIKPDESSMKVSLGNYPTGTYLLRFNGNDGTVTEKVMRK; encoded by the coding sequence ATGGAAACATCTCGACCAGAAAAAAAATTACAATTATCGCGTTACTTTATTACTATCCTGTGCGCATTATTCATGATATGCAATCAAGCTACTGCACAATCCATAAACATTGCAACAGCGGCGGACCTTGCTAAAATAGGTAATGACGCAAATTACCCGCTTAACGGAGACTATGTACAAACAGCAGACATCAACCTCTCTGGCTATGCTAACTGGATTCCTATTGGCGCTTTTACCGGAACATACGATGGACAATACCACTATATTGATAACTTAACTATACAAGGTGCAGACAAATCATCCCAGGGCCTTTTTAGTGAAATAGGAGCGACCGGAAAAGTAAGCAGCCTGCATATGCGTGGTGTAAACATAAATTTAGCAGGATGGTCTAGTCGAATAGGTGCTATTGCGGGTTACAGCTACGGCAAAATAATGCGTGTTGCAGTACATAACGGAACTATTCGAGCATATCAACAGGTCGGTGGAATTGTGGGTGACCTATTATCACCGGGTGAACTTTCCGAGTGTTATGCAAATGTAACAGTAGAAGACAACGGATACGTATACTCACCCCCAATACCTGAGACACCTGATAATAAAGGCTCTTATTTTGGAGGGTTAGCGGGTGAGAACCGGAGCATAGTAACAAACTGTCATGCAGAGGGAACTGTTACAGGCACAAGCGATGTCGGAGGCCTGATTGGCTATAATACGGCAAATAGTACCATCTCACACAACTACTCATCAGGTGCTGTAAATGGCGACGAATGGTTAGGTGGCCTGATTGGATTTAATGGCGGCAGTATTGAGGGCTCATATTGGAATATAACTACTTCCGGACAAAGCACAAGTCATGGAACCGGAGCAGTAGGAAAAACAGATGCACAAATGAAGCAACAGGCTACTTTTGCAGGTTGGGATTTTTCTAATATCTGGACTATAAACCAGGGCGTCTCACAACCTACCTTACGCTGGCTTGATTTAGCACCTCTGCCTGTATCTTTAATAAATTTTACAGCTCAGGCACAAGGAAACAGAACTAAATTAATATGGCAAACCGCACAGGAAACCAATAACAAAGAATTTATCATTTACCGAAGCACTGATAGCAAACAGTTCACAGAGATTACCAGAATAGCCGGAGCAGGAAATTCATCTTCAATAAAAAACTATTACTACGATGATGAAAATCCGCTTAACGGCAACAATTATTACAAACTGGTACAGATAGATTTGGATAATAAAGAAACAGAATTAGGCATAAGGATAGTAAGCTTTGAGCTTACCGATTTGAGCCTTCAGCTTTACCCCAACCCTACAGATGATGTTGTAAATATCTCTTTCAGGAACAGTAAATACAACCTGTTAACCGTAACAGATTTAAGCGGGAAAGTGTTACAGCAGGTGCAGATAAAACCGGATGAAAGCAGTATGAAAGTTTCTTTGGGTAATTATCCTACAGGGACGTATTTGCTGCGTTTTAACGGCAATGATGGAACAGTAACAGAAAAAGTGATGAGGAAGTAA
- a CDS encoding OmpH family outer membrane protein, with amino-acid sequence MKKLFRIALVAGCMLLVGNVASAQQKIAHINSADLIKAMPEVANADKKLEEYKGTLDNDGKTMYTEYQSKVQDYQSKEKTLSDAMKEVKIKEIQDLEKRIQEFQQKASEDFERKRGELYDPILKKAEDAVKAVAKEKGYAYVLDITQPGVVYFDGGINILGDVKAKLGLK; translated from the coding sequence ATGAAAAAATTATTCAGAATTGCATTAGTAGCAGGATGTATGTTGTTAGTAGGAAATGTTGCTAGTGCACAACAGAAGATAGCACATATCAACTCGGCTGACTTAATTAAGGCGATGCCAGAAGTTGCCAATGCAGATAAAAAGTTAGAGGAATACAAAGGCACTTTAGATAACGACGGTAAAACAATGTACACAGAGTATCAAAGCAAAGTACAGGATTACCAGTCTAAAGAGAAAACTTTGAGCGATGCTATGAAAGAAGTTAAAATCAAAGAAATTCAGGATTTAGAAAAAAGAATTCAAGAATTCCAACAAAAGGCGTCTGAAGACTTTGAAAGAAAAAGAGGTGAGTTGTATGATCCGATCTTGAAAAAAGCAGAAGATGCAGTAAAAGCTGTAGCTAAAGAAAAAGGTTATGCTTATGTGTTAGATATCACTCAACCAGGCGTAGTTTACTTTGACGGAGGTATCAACATCTTAGGAGACGTTAAAGCAAAATTAGGATTGAAATAA
- a CDS encoding OmpH family outer membrane protein: MKKSIILFALIVIANVALAQRLAYVDSEYILKHIPEYASAQKQLNELSIQWQKDIEQKFKDVEGMQKAYQADKVLLTDDMRKRREEEIGQKQTEANELQQKKFGYEGDLFKEKVRLIKPVQERIAKAIQEYAARESLDVILDKATVTFLYARPNYDRSNDIITRMGYKPGTFAK, translated from the coding sequence ATGAAGAAAAGTATAATATTATTTGCATTAATCGTTATAGCTAACGTAGCTTTAGCACAACGCTTGGCATATGTAGATTCAGAATATATCTTAAAACATATACCAGAATATGCTTCTGCTCAAAAACAATTAAATGAGTTGTCTATTCAATGGCAAAAGGATATTGAGCAAAAATTTAAAGACGTTGAAGGAATGCAGAAAGCTTATCAGGCAGATAAAGTACTTTTAACTGATGATATGAGAAAGAGGAGAGAGGAGGAAATTGGACAAAAACAAACAGAAGCAAACGAATTACAGCAAAAGAAATTTGGTTACGAAGGCGACCTGTTTAAAGAAAAAGTAAGGTTAATAAAACCGGTGCAGGAGAGAATTGCAAAAGCAATACAGGAATATGCAGCCAGGGAAAGCCTGGATGTTATACTGGATAAAGCAACAGTTACATTTTTGTATGCTCGTCCTAATTACGATAGAAGCAACGATATTATTACAAGAATGGGATATAAGCCCGGAACATTTGCGAAATAG
- the bamA gene encoding outer membrane protein assembly factor BamA produces MKKLLLALILISISFSGFSQLRNSKSFQAAQSDDDLDYLSPKEYVIGGIKMNGLKHLDEAILLTISRLNVGDRILVPGDATSAAVKNLWDQQLFENVELAVSKIEGETIYLEFNLVEIPRVSKIQLKGLSKSETTDVKEKLDKQKSKVVNENLNKTITEIVKKHFFDKGYLNTEVKITYQADSADANSKIVNVNVDKNSKVKVHSIKIEGNKEFSTARLKKFMKKTKEQAWYKVFGSGKFTNEKYEGDKEKMVSKMREKGYREAEIVFDTIKKYSDRAIDIEMKIHEGPKYYFGNITFVGNAKYPTSILNQILKIEKGDVFSEEKLEKTLRNSPSSDDVSSLYLNDGYLTFNVDPVQTRIYKDTVDLEIRIFEGPQYTINKIILKGNELTNDQVVLRELRTKPGQKFSKDALIRSQRQITQLGNFDEQKVGITPLPNPNDGTVDIQYTVVEKPSDQIELSGGFGGGRVIGTLGLTFNNFSARNLFNMKAYKPLPKGDGQKLSIRGQTNGKYYQSYSFSFSEPWLGGKKPIYFGISAYTSLQSNGLSNANINQQKIRLNGLTFSLGKQLKWPDDYFRIDYSANLQQFKLKNYVGYLFENGDSYDLSLSQVFARNSIDAPIYPTSGSHLRFTVQATLPYSSFNGKNYNNLSTSDKYKFAEYHKWKFDSQFYQKIYGKLVLKAQAQFGFIGYYNKAVGLAPFGRFKVGGDGMQGFDFLQGSEIIGLRGYTNNSIVPEGSPTTAGSPIYNKYVMELRYPITLSESAQVFGLVFAEGGNTWNRFSEFNPFNVKRSVGVGARIFLPIFGLLGIDYGYGFDKIPGNPDANKGQFHFSIAQQMGGFN; encoded by the coding sequence ATGAAGAAATTACTTTTAGCGCTTATATTAATCTCGATTAGTTTTAGTGGTTTTTCGCAATTGCGCAATTCTAAATCTTTCCAAGCTGCCCAGTCTGATGATGATTTGGATTATTTAAGTCCGAAAGAATATGTTATTGGAGGCATAAAAATGAATGGCCTGAAACATTTGGATGAAGCTATTCTTTTAACTATTTCAAGGTTAAATGTTGGAGACAGGATTTTAGTACCTGGAGATGCAACTTCTGCAGCCGTTAAAAACCTTTGGGATCAGCAATTATTCGAAAATGTAGAGCTTGCGGTATCTAAAATAGAAGGTGAGACGATTTATCTGGAGTTTAATCTTGTTGAAATTCCAAGAGTTTCTAAAATCCAACTGAAAGGTTTGTCCAAAAGTGAAACTACCGACGTGAAGGAGAAGCTGGATAAACAGAAGAGTAAAGTAGTAAACGAAAATCTTAATAAAACCATCACAGAGATAGTTAAAAAACACTTCTTTGATAAAGGATACTTAAATACTGAAGTTAAGATTACCTATCAAGCCGATTCTGCTGATGCAAACAGCAAGATTGTTAACGTAAATGTTGATAAGAATAGTAAGGTAAAAGTACACTCTATAAAAATAGAGGGGAATAAAGAGTTTTCGACTGCTCGTTTAAAGAAGTTTATGAAGAAAACCAAGGAACAAGCCTGGTATAAGGTTTTTGGTTCTGGTAAATTTACTAACGAAAAATACGAGGGTGATAAAGAGAAAATGGTTTCTAAAATGCGTGAAAAAGGATACAGAGAGGCCGAAATCGTGTTTGATACCATTAAGAAATATAGTGATAGGGCCATTGATATTGAGATGAAAATCCATGAAGGGCCTAAATATTATTTTGGAAATATCACGTTTGTAGGTAATGCCAAATACCCGACTTCAATTTTGAACCAAATTCTTAAAATTGAAAAAGGAGATGTATTCAGTGAAGAAAAGCTGGAAAAAACTTTAAGAAATAGTCCTTCAAGCGATGATGTTTCTTCCTTATATCTGAACGATGGTTACTTGACTTTTAATGTAGATCCGGTACAAACAAGAATCTATAAGGATACTGTAGATTTAGAAATCAGGATTTTTGAAGGTCCGCAATATACGATCAACAAAATAATTTTAAAAGGTAACGAGTTAACAAACGATCAGGTCGTATTAAGAGAATTGAGAACTAAACCGGGGCAGAAATTTTCTAAAGATGCCCTAATCCGTTCACAAAGGCAGATCACCCAATTAGGTAATTTTGATGAGCAAAAAGTTGGTATTACACCTCTTCCTAATCCGAATGACGGAACTGTGGATATTCAATATACTGTGGTAGAAAAACCTTCGGATCAAATTGAACTTTCGGGTGGTTTTGGTGGTGGCAGAGTTATCGGTACTCTGGGGTTGACTTTCAATAATTTTTCTGCAAGAAACTTATTCAACATGAAAGCTTATAAACCACTCCCAAAAGGCGATGGGCAGAAGTTGAGTATCAGAGGACAAACAAACGGCAAGTATTATCAATCTTACAGCTTCTCTTTCTCGGAGCCATGGTTAGGTGGTAAAAAGCCAATCTATTTTGGAATTAGCGCTTACACTTCATTGCAAAGTAATGGATTGTCAAATGCGAATATCAATCAACAAAAAATCAGATTAAATGGATTGACATTTAGTTTAGGTAAGCAATTGAAATGGCCTGATGATTATTTCAGAATTGATTACTCTGCCAACTTACAGCAGTTTAAGTTGAAAAACTACGTTGGATATTTGTTTGAAAATGGGGATTCTTACGATTTGAGTTTATCTCAGGTGTTTGCAAGGAACTCTATTGATGCTCCAATCTATCCAACGTCAGGTTCTCACTTAAGATTTACAGTACAGGCTACTTTACCTTATTCTTCTTTTAACGGAAAGAATTACAATAACCTGTCTACATCTGATAAATATAAGTTTGCGGAATACCATAAATGGAAATTCGATTCGCAATTCTACCAAAAAATCTATGGTAAATTGGTATTGAAAGCACAGGCTCAATTTGGATTTATCGGTTACTACAATAAAGCAGTTGGATTAGCACCATTTGGTAGATTTAAGGTAGGTGGTGATGGTATGCAGGGCTTCGATTTCTTACAAGGTTCAGAGATTATAGGTTTAAGAGGTTATACCAATAATTCGATAGTACCGGAAGGATCGCCAACTACAGCAGGTAGTCCAATTTATAACAAATACGTGATGGAGTTAAGATATCCGATAACCTTAAGCGAATCCGCCCAGGTATTTGGTTTAGTATTTGCGGAAGGTGGTAATACATGGAACAGGTTCTCTGAATTTAATCCGTTCAATGTAAAGCGCTCTGTAGGTGTTGGTGCCAGAATATTCTTACCTATATTTGGATTGTTGGGGATAGATTATGGATATGGATTTGATAAGATCCCAGGAAATCCGGATGCGAATAAAGGCCAGTTCCATTTTAGTATCGCTCAGCAAATGGGAGGTTTTAATTGA
- a CDS encoding isoprenyl transferase, producing the protein MSFKDRIDTSRLPKHIAVIMDGNGRWAKEQGKLRVFGHKNGVIAVRDTVEGAAEIGVENLTLYAFSTENWNRPKLEVTALMELLVSTIAKETETLKKNNVRLNAIGDLAALPKRCYKELKDAMEKTSGNTRLTLTLALSYSSRWEITEAAKNLAADVKAGKIDLGSINEQVFSGYLSTANLPDPELMIRTSGELRMSNYLLWQLAYAELYFTPKLWPDFRKEDLFEAIVDFQQRERRFGLTSEQVR; encoded by the coding sequence ATGAGTTTTAAGGATAGAATAGACACTTCCAGGTTGCCAAAGCATATTGCTGTAATTATGGATGGGAATGGGAGATGGGCGAAAGAGCAGGGTAAACTAAGGGTGTTTGGACATAAAAATGGAGTAATAGCGGTAAGAGATACGGTAGAAGGAGCTGCGGAAATTGGAGTGGAAAATCTTACTTTATATGCTTTTTCAACAGAAAATTGGAATAGACCGAAACTGGAAGTAACCGCTTTAATGGAGCTTTTGGTTTCCACTATAGCAAAAGAAACCGAAACATTAAAGAAGAATAATGTTAGGTTAAATGCCATAGGTGATTTAGCAGCTTTGCCAAAAAGATGTTATAAGGAATTGAAAGATGCTATGGAAAAAACATCGGGCAATACACGACTTACACTTACTTTAGCGTTATCTTACAGTTCAAGATGGGAAATTACCGAAGCTGCAAAAAATCTTGCCGCTGATGTAAAAGCCGGAAAAATTGACTTAGGTAGCATTAACGAACAAGTTTTTTCAGGTTATCTGTCAACGGCTAATCTCCCTGATCCTGAATTAATGATACGCACAAGCGGAGAATTACGAATGAGTAATTATCTTTTATGGCAACTAGCTTATGCTGAATTATATTTTACGCCAAAGCTTTGGCCCGATTTCAGAAAGGAAGATCTGTTTGAGGCCATTGTAGATTTTCAACAAAGAGAAAGAAGGTTTGGGCTTACCAGTGAACAAGTTAGGTAA